The Thalassotalea sp. LPB0316 nucleotide sequence TACCGTTAATATTGATTCTGAACTTGGTAAGGGTACGGTTCTTGAAATCAAAGTACCACTAACACTAGCTATTTTACCGACCTTAATGGTTGTCGTTGGTGAACAAACTTTTGCGTTACCATTAGCCGGCGTTAACGAAATATTCCACTTGGATTTAACCAATACCAATTTGGTCGATGGCCAACTGACGATCATCGTTCGTGAAAAGGCTATCCCGCTGTTCTACTTAGATCAATGGCTAGTTAAAGATATTCAAGACAAACCAAGAGACAAAGGGCACGTTGTTATTGTTCAGCTTGGAACACAGCAGATTGGTTTCGTTGTCGATAGTTTGATTGGTCAAGAGGAAGTGGTCATTAAGCCGCTAGATCGCCTATTACACGGTACACCTGGTATGGCTGGTGCAACGATTACAAGTGATGGTGGTATTGCACTCATCCTTGATGTACCGAATATGCTCAAGTACTACGCGAAAAAGTCACATATTAATAAAAAGCTAGGCGCATAAGTAGAGATAATAAATGGCTTATAAGGTATTAGTCGTTGATGATTCGAGTTTTTTTCGTCGACGGGTGTCAGATATTCTAAATAGTGAAGCAAATTTAGAAGTTATTGATGTCGCTGTAAACGGTAAGGAAGCTGTTGAAAAGGCTAGTACCTTAAAACCAGATGTTATCACTATGGACATTGAAATGCCGGTGCTTAATGGCATTGAAGCTGTTAAGCAAATCATGGCGCAATCACCTACACCTATTTTAATGTTCTCCTCGTTAACACACCAAGGTGCCAAGGCAACACTTGATGCGTTAGACGCGGGCGCATTAGATTTTCTTCCTAAGAAATTTAATGAGATAGCGGCAAATAATGATGATGCTGGTGCTTTATTGCGTCAACGTGTGCAACAGTTAGCTCGTCGTCGTGTCAGTATGCGCCGTACGACAGCACCTGGGATTGTTACAAGAAAATCACAAGCCCAGCAAACACCGCAATCACAATTTGCAACGGCGTCAAAATCTCGACCAATGTCGAATTTGTCCCCAGCCAATCACCGGGTTAAAAGCGATAAAAATTACAAATTGCTTGCCATCGGCACTTCTACTGGTGGCCCGATAGCATTACAAACGATTTTAACAAAACTACCTAAAGACTATCCTTTACCTATTATTCTCGTTCAGCATATGCCGGCAGCCTTCACTGCAGCCTTTGCTAACCGCTTGAATAACCTTTGCCAAATCAGTATCAAAGAAGCAGAAGATGGCGATTTACTCACACCAGGTTGTGCTTATTTAGCGCCAGGTGGTAAACAAATGGTAATCACTGGTACGGAAAATGCTAAGAAACTGAGGATACTAGAAGATGACAGCGAACGGCTGACATACAAACCTAGTGTTGATATTAGTTTCGGCTCGGCCGCAAAAGTTTACCAAGGTGATGTATTAGCGGTAATTTTAACCGGGATGGGCCATGATGGAAGGGAAGGTTCACGTATGTTAAAAAGTAAAGGCGCGACAATTTGGGCGCAAGACGAAGAGTCTTGTGTCGTCTACGGTATGCCACAAGCGGTAACCGCTGCTGGAATATCTGAATTATCATTACCACTGAATGAATTTGCATCAGCAATACTAAAGGAAACAGGCAATGGATAAACTCAGTATTGCTGGGCTTATCATTGCGGTTGTTGCTATATATCTTGGTTTTGCGATTGATGGTGGTTCAATAGCCTCTCTGTTTCAGCTCCCGGCATTTATTATTGTAGTGGGCGGCACGCTCGGTGCTGTTATGTTACAGTCTTCAAAAACAGAATTTGT carries:
- a CDS encoding protein-glutamate methylesterase/protein-glutamine glutaminase, encoding MAYKVLVVDDSSFFRRRVSDILNSEANLEVIDVAVNGKEAVEKASTLKPDVITMDIEMPVLNGIEAVKQIMAQSPTPILMFSSLTHQGAKATLDALDAGALDFLPKKFNEIAANNDDAGALLRQRVQQLARRRVSMRRTTAPGIVTRKSQAQQTPQSQFATASKSRPMSNLSPANHRVKSDKNYKLLAIGTSTGGPIALQTILTKLPKDYPLPIILVQHMPAAFTAAFANRLNNLCQISIKEAEDGDLLTPGCAYLAPGGKQMVITGTENAKKLRILEDDSERLTYKPSVDISFGSAAKVYQGDVLAVILTGMGHDGREGSRMLKSKGATIWAQDEESCVVYGMPQAVTAAGISELSLPLNEFASAILKETGNG